In Oryzias melastigma strain HK-1 linkage group LG16, ASM292280v2, whole genome shotgun sequence, a single genomic region encodes these proteins:
- the psma2 gene encoding proteasome subunit alpha type-2, protein MAERGYSFSLTTFSPSGKLVQIEYALAAVAAGAPSVGIKASNGVVLATEKKQKSILYDEQSVHKVEPITKHIGMVYSGMGPDYRVLVRRARKLAQQYYLVYQEPIPTGQLVQRVASVMQEYTQSGGVRPFGVSLLIAGWDEDHPYLFQSDPSGAYFAWKATAMGKNYVNGKTFLEKRYNNDLELEDAIHTAILTLKESFEGQMTEENIEVGICNEAGFKRLTPAEVKDYLAAIA, encoded by the exons TCCGTCTGGTAAACTGGTCCAGATTGAGTATGCCCTGGCAGCTGTAGCAGCTGGAGCTCCTTCAGTTGGCATCAAAG cttcCAATGGAGTCGTTCTGGCaacagagaaaaagcagaagtCTATTCTGTATGATGAACAAAGTGTGCATAAAGTGGAGCCCATCACGAAGCACATAGGCATGGTCTACAGTGGTATGGGCCCTGACTACAG GGTTTTGGTTCGGCGTGCTCGGAAGCTGGCGCAGCAGTACTACTTGGTGTATCAGGAGCCAATTCCCACAGGACAACTTGTGCAGAGAGTGGCCTCTGTAATGCAGGAGTACACACAGTCTGG TGGAGTTCGTCCGTTTGGCGTCTCACTGCTGATAGCCGGATGGGACGAGGACCACCCATACCTGTTCCAGTCTGATCCCTCT GGTGCATATTTTGCATGGAAAGCCACAGCCATGGGAAAGAACTACGTTAATGGAAAAACATTCCTTGAAAAAAG ATATAATAATGATCTTGAGTTAGAGGATGCCATCCACACAGCCATCCTGACCCTCAag GAGAGTTTCGAGGGTCAGATGACTGAGGAAAACATTGAGGTGGGAATCTGCAATGAGGCTGGATTCAAAAGACTCACCCCAGCAGAGGTGAAGGACTACTTGGCAGCTATTGCGTGA